The following DNA comes from Fervidibacillus albus.
CTTCTTCAGCCACGACGGAAAAACCTCGTCCATGTTCCCCGGCCCTTGCCGCTTCAATAGCTGCATTTAAGGCGAGCAAATTCGTTTGTTCGGATATTGCTGCAATCATTTCCGTAATACCGGTAATTTCTTTTACGGAAACGGAAAGTCCATGTACTTTTTCCACCACGATTTGAAAGGCCCTTTTGATTTCTTCTATAGATCGGACAAGAGTTTCCATTTCTTGTCTTCCTATTTTCGCTTTGTTTCGCGCATTTTCCGTTTCCAAGTTGACGTTTTCTAAATTTGTAGAAACTGTTTCAATCGTGTCAGTTAGAGATTGCATGGATGTTACGATTTCATTTAAGCTTTCCGCTTGCGTCGTCGCACCTTTGGCAACTTGTTGAATCGTTGTCGTTAACTGTTCGGAGGATGCAGTCATTTGTTCCGAAACGGCCGCCATACTTTCCGCCTGAGCATGCACTTCCTCCGATTGGTTTTTCACAGTCGTTAAAGCTTGCTTAATAATGTGAATTACTTCGGCAAAATAACGATTCATTTGTGCAAATTCATTTTTCCCATCTTCGTAAAGGGTAATATTGAAGTCGTAATTGGCTAGCCTTTCTAGCATATTATTTACTTGGGTAATGGATCGTTTCAACACCAAATACATCATATAGATGAGCAAAATAAGAACGTTACTAATGATTCCAGCTGTCAGTAAGAATACGTTTTTTTCATTTTCATACAATTCGTTCGCCTGTTGAACAGATTCATCTGCCACCTGTTCATTATTTTGCACTAATTGATTAATACTTTCTTGAAGGCGCGATGTAAAAATGTCGAAGTAATACGTATCGGTTTTTCCGATACTTCCTCCATTTTTTAATTTATTAATAATTTTTTCCGTTTCCTGAATATACGTACCGTAATCCGTTTCGATTTTTTCAAAAATTTCCATTTCTTTTGATGTCATATCATAATTTTTATATTGTTCGATAATCGCCGAGAGTTCTTCCTTTTTCGAATTTACCTTTTCTTCAATGGTACTATCATATTCATTTCTATAAATCATTTCCGTCATGTTCACTTGAATCATATACAAATCTGTTTCCAGCTGCTTTAACGCCAACGACGGTGCCATATTATTGTTGTACAATTTATTGACGTGATCGCTTAACGTTTTCATATTTTTTACCGTTGAATAGGAAAGGAAAACGAGTGAAATCGTCGTTAATAGTAGAATGACAATAAGGGATGTGGAGATTTTGACGTTCCTCAAAATATTGATTCGATTTCCCTTATTTGCAAAAAGACCTTTCCCTTTTATATTCATTTTCCAATTTTTTTTCAATCCGAATCCCCCTTCTATCGATGAACATGAAGCCGTTCGAATTTGTTGCAGTTTATCATTTTGAAAAAAGCATCGGCAACGCGAAAAAATATTTTCATAAAATTTTCAATTGTTTCCATGCATTATAAAAATCCGGAGTGGGTAAACATCGTTCATTTCCTTTCTATATCTATTTACTAATTTTTTCCGAAATTTATCCGAATTCCAATTAATACATATACAAACTATATCATACACCATTCGGTTTTGGTAGTTTCTTCCTCGTTTGTTTAATATTTTAATATAATTCCTGAGGATAAAAATATAAGAAGGCGATCGGTATTTCATTTCCAGTAACATTTATATTTAAATACCCATAAA
Coding sequences within:
- a CDS encoding methyl-accepting chemotaxis protein, which produces MKKNWKMNIKGKGLFANKGNRINILRNVKISTSLIVILLLTTISLVFLSYSTVKNMKTLSDHVNKLYNNNMAPSLALKQLETDLYMIQVNMTEMIYRNEYDSTIEEKVNSKKEELSAIIEQYKNYDMTSKEMEIFEKIETDYGTYIQETEKIINKLKNGGSIGKTDTYYFDIFTSRLQESINQLVQNNEQVADESVQQANELYENEKNVFLLTAGIISNVLILLIYMMYLVLKRSITQVNNMLERLANYDFNITLYEDGKNEFAQMNRYFAEVIHIIKQALTTVKNQSEEVHAQAESMAAVSEQMTASSEQLTTTIQQVAKGATTQAESLNEIVTSMQSLTDTIETVSTNLENVNLETENARNKAKIGRQEMETLVRSIEEIKRAFQIVVEKVHGLSVSVKEITGITEMIAAISEQTNLLALNAAIEAARAGEHGRGFSVVAEEVRKLAEGSKQSTEKITELVSGISKDANEVIQTSNYVEQSVQQQVDSVEKSVTSFGEILHSVEKIAPLMQTAYRSMDEIVESKNIVMERIENVNEVTEENSAATEEVAASSEQLSASSEEVSHSAQNLNDIVSNLNSTVNRFKL